A stretch of the Flavobacterium aquiphilum genome encodes the following:
- a CDS encoding UDP-glycosyltransferase — protein sequence MENNKIFIFLPDGIGLRNFAYTDFQVIGLQENFDVIFWNNTPFDLTELQFKEIKILNSKSHPLTEIYKNARKQIELNLNIRRSKDKVYDTYRFPFSYTTSSKAVKSLLTQLLSFTHSSKYGLNRIRKKIKQEERKTLYYYQSLEILRKEKPAMVFCSNQRPMTAIAPLLAAQDLGIPTATFIFSWDNLPKATMAVETDHYFVWSDLMKNELLFYYPYIQESQVFVTGTPQFESHFERGNFLSKTVFFQQNKLNIDKKYICFSGDDVTTSPDDPLYLEDAAKAIKLLNAKGYNLGIIFRRCPVDFSNRYNEVLQKYSDVIVPIDPLWKPLTSQWNSVLPTKEDNLLLSNLGEHCEMVLNLGSSMVFDFVSHNKACAYFRYNQKKRSDKNWDLFKCYQYVHFRSMPSKDAVLWINCPDDIAGIIEQVLTTDSLVVENAKKWFETINQHPPQNASRRIWNGIKTIISKE from the coding sequence ATGGAAAACAATAAGATATTCATTTTTTTGCCGGATGGTATTGGTCTGCGCAATTTTGCCTATACCGATTTTCAGGTTATAGGGTTACAGGAAAATTTCGATGTCATTTTTTGGAATAATACCCCTTTTGATTTAACCGAATTGCAATTTAAGGAAATAAAAATTTTAAATTCGAAATCACATCCTCTTACTGAAATCTATAAAAATGCCCGTAAACAAATTGAATTAAACCTCAATATCAGAAGAAGTAAGGACAAGGTTTATGATACCTATCGATTTCCTTTTTCGTACACAACAAGTTCCAAAGCGGTAAAAAGTTTGTTGACCCAACTGCTGTCATTTACTCATTCTTCAAAATATGGATTGAACCGTATTCGAAAAAAAATTAAGCAAGAAGAGCGAAAAACGCTGTATTATTATCAAAGTCTTGAAATACTCCGAAAAGAAAAGCCTGCGATGGTTTTTTGTTCTAATCAACGTCCGATGACAGCGATCGCGCCATTGTTAGCGGCTCAGGATTTAGGGATTCCTACTGCAACTTTTATTTTTTCTTGGGATAATTTGCCAAAAGCTACGATGGCTGTGGAAACGGATCATTATTTTGTGTGGAGTGACTTGATGAAAAATGAACTACTTTTTTATTATCCATATATTCAAGAATCACAGGTTTTTGTGACCGGTACGCCACAATTTGAATCTCATTTTGAAAGAGGAAATTTTCTATCAAAGACTGTGTTTTTTCAGCAAAATAAGTTAAATATTGACAAAAAGTATATTTGCTTTTCGGGAGATGATGTAACGACAAGTCCTGATGATCCTTTATATTTAGAAGATGCGGCCAAGGCCATAAAGTTGTTAAATGCTAAGGGGTATAATCTAGGCATAATATTTAGAAGATGTCCCGTAGATTTTTCAAATCGCTATAATGAAGTTTTACAAAAGTATTCGGATGTTATTGTTCCAATAGATCCTCTGTGGAAACCTCTAACTTCTCAGTGGAATAGTGTGTTACCTACAAAAGAGGATAACTTATTATTGTCAAATTTGGGAGAACATTGTGAAATGGTCCTTAATTTGGGATCTTCAATGGTGTTTGATTTTGTTTCCCATAATAAAGCATGTGCTTATTTTCGTTATAACCAAAAAAAACGTTCAGATAAGAATTGGGATTTATTTAAATGTTATCAGTACGTCCATTTTCGTTCCATGCCCTCTAAAGACGCCGTTCTTTGGATAAATTGTCCTGATGATATAGCAGGAATAATTGAACAAGTTTTAACAACTGATTCTTTGGTTGTTGAAAATGCAAAAAAATGGTTTGAAACTATTAATCAGCATCCGCCACAAAATGCTTCGAGAAGAATTTGGAATGGAATTAAAACCATCATTTCTAAAGAATAA
- a CDS encoding MBOAT family O-acyltransferase has product MFFNSLAFAIFLPIVFFLHWFVFNKTKTSQNTLLIIASYYFYSCWDWRFLFLLVFSTFLDYYTGIRIEKSANEKGRKFWFWLSIGVNLGFLGIFKYYNFFSVSFAEMLTSVGFKASPILLDVILPVGISFYTFHGLSYVIDIYFKRIKAEYNFVDYSLFVSYFPLLVAGPIERATHLLPEVKVKREFDFEKAKEGVYQIIWGLVKKVVIADTCATYANAIFDHYTSMNSLSLILGAVYFAFQIYGDFSGYSDMALGMSKLFGLDLLRNFNYPYFSRDIAEFWRRWHISLTTWFRDYLYIPLGGSKGGVWMKVRNTFIIFLVSGFWHGASWTYIVWGLINAIYFLPLLLSNSNRKNLDTIALRWDFDSVKTVINILSTFLITCVAWVFFRAKTISDAILYLKQIITNGDFSSQYLDNERYNYELLLMIGLFVWVEWNNRTKAEPISGKRSLLKVVLAILAIMAFGTFSDYKEFIYFQF; this is encoded by the coding sequence ATGTTTTTTAACTCTTTGGCTTTTGCCATTTTTTTGCCAATTGTTTTTTTTCTTCATTGGTTTGTTTTTAATAAAACAAAGACTAGCCAAAATACCCTTCTTATAATAGCCAGTTATTATTTTTATTCCTGTTGGGATTGGCGTTTTTTGTTTCTATTGGTTTTTTCCACTTTTTTGGACTATTATACCGGTATCCGAATCGAAAAGAGTGCCAACGAAAAGGGGCGGAAATTTTGGTTTTGGTTGAGTATTGGAGTCAATTTGGGTTTTCTGGGAATTTTCAAATACTATAATTTTTTCTCGGTTTCCTTTGCAGAAATGCTTACTTCAGTTGGATTTAAAGCTAGTCCTATTTTATTGGATGTGATTTTGCCGGTAGGTATTTCCTTTTATACTTTTCATGGATTGTCTTATGTAATCGATATTTATTTTAAACGAATAAAAGCCGAATATAATTTTGTTGATTACTCCCTTTTCGTGAGTTATTTTCCACTTCTTGTGGCAGGTCCTATTGAAAGAGCAACCCATTTACTGCCCGAAGTAAAGGTTAAAAGAGAGTTTGATTTTGAAAAAGCCAAAGAAGGGGTCTATCAGATTATTTGGGGATTGGTTAAGAAAGTCGTTATTGCCGATACATGTGCAACTTATGCCAACGCCATTTTTGATCATTATACGTCAATGAATTCTCTTTCGTTGATTTTGGGAGCAGTTTATTTTGCTTTCCAGATTTACGGCGATTTTTCGGGCTATTCCGATATGGCATTGGGAATGTCAAAATTATTTGGGTTGGATTTATTGCGTAATTTTAACTATCCTTATTTTTCGCGGGATATAGCAGAGTTTTGGCGTCGTTGGCATATTTCGCTTACTACTTGGTTTCGGGATTATTTGTACATTCCGTTGGGGGGAAGTAAAGGCGGAGTTTGGATGAAAGTCAGAAATACTTTTATTATTTTTCTGGTAAGCGGATTTTGGCATGGTGCTAGTTGGACTTATATCGTTTGGGGGTTAATAAATGCTATTTACTTTTTGCCTCTACTCTTATCGAATAGCAATAGGAAAAATTTAGATACTATAGCATTAAGATGGGATTTTGATTCGGTAAAAACTGTGATAAATATTCTTTCTACTTTTTTGATTACTTGTGTTGCTTGGGTTTTCTTTAGGGCAAAAACTATAAGCGATGCCATTTTATATTTAAAGCAAATTATCACTAACGGTGATTTTAGTTCACAGTATCTCGATAATGAGAGGTATAATTACGAGCTTTTATTAATGATTGGCTTATTTGTTTGGGTTGAATGGAATAATAGAACGAAAGCAGAACCTATCTCAGGAAAAAGAAGTTTGTTAAAAGTAGTTTTGGCGATACTAGCTATTATGGCTTTCGGGACTTTTTCGGATTATAAAGAATTTATATATTTTCAGTTTTAA
- a CDS encoding alpha-1,2-fucosyltransferase, with the protein MITFSKLEKKGHLGNQLFQIASTIGIAKSNNQRFGFPKWSYSNFFQNELPVEKLEEFEIYKEETFHFAFKKFSNRNYDLEGWFQSEKYFDIDSVKYYFEFKKTFLDELKKKNQVIFEKKTILISIRRGDFVDHRDYFQLPINYYINALIDNFSDWKEKNLVVLSDDIDYCKFHFSFLDNVFFADNLSAIEQLGIASLCDDFIISNSTFSWWCAWLGEKKESIVVRPFHYFTEAKNAIDNDKDYFPKRWMRYNHLNKKIDLGNTVAVLQKENIIIEDYLRHYFSFINENKILLLDKLEDSFSKVNNNRVLLINDAIIPPLCIYNAIKYTENSAALLKGNFVTISKYFDCHSLKKQFDFGLFVKMMRHKLKIKKTNKLLFVFFSKDKLNTNFPIFNRTSSAEFKSIGFELFFSFSGKVKGFFEFEHYFLMQKRKWIVFFKTKIKKVIKKSKRCA; encoded by the coding sequence ATGATTACATTCTCTAAATTAGAAAAGAAGGGGCATTTGGGGAATCAATTATTTCAAATTGCTTCTACAATTGGAATTGCTAAATCAAATAATCAAAGATTTGGTTTTCCAAAATGGAGTTATAGTAATTTTTTCCAAAATGAATTGCCTGTAGAAAAATTAGAAGAATTTGAAATTTATAAAGAAGAAACATTTCATTTTGCATTTAAGAAATTCAGTAATAGAAATTATGATCTGGAAGGCTGGTTTCAATCTGAGAAATATTTTGACATAGATTCTGTTAAGTATTATTTTGAGTTTAAAAAAACATTTCTTGATGAATTGAAGAAAAAAAATCAGGTCATTTTTGAGAAAAAGACAATTTTAATTTCAATTAGAAGAGGAGATTTTGTTGATCATCGTGATTATTTTCAATTGCCGATTAACTATTATATTAATGCATTAATTGACAATTTCTCTGATTGGAAAGAAAAAAATCTAGTAGTCTTAAGTGATGATATCGATTATTGTAAATTTCACTTTTCTTTTCTTGATAATGTTTTCTTTGCAGATAATTTGTCTGCAATTGAACAATTAGGAATAGCCAGTCTCTGCGATGATTTTATAATAAGTAATTCAACATTTTCATGGTGGTGTGCCTGGTTAGGTGAGAAAAAGGAAAGTATAGTTGTGCGCCCATTTCATTATTTTACTGAGGCTAAAAATGCGATAGATAATGATAAGGATTATTTTCCAAAACGCTGGATGAGGTATAATCATTTAAATAAGAAAATAGATTTAGGTAATACGGTAGCTGTTCTCCAAAAAGAAAATATAATAATTGAAGATTATTTGCGCCATTATTTCTCGTTTATAAATGAAAATAAAATTCTGCTTTTGGATAAATTGGAAGATTCTTTCAGTAAAGTCAATAATAATAGGGTGTTATTGATTAATGATGCTATAATTCCTCCTCTTTGTATATATAATGCTATTAAATATACTGAAAACTCAGCAGCTCTTTTAAAAGGGAATTTTGTTACTATTTCGAAATACTTTGATTGTCATTCTCTTAAAAAACAATTTGATTTTGGTCTTTTTGTAAAAATGATGCGGCATAAATTAAAAATAAAAAAAACGAATAAATTGTTATTTGTTTTTTTTTCTAAAGATAAATTGAATACTAACTTTCCGATTTTTAATAGGACTAGCAGTGCGGAGTTTAAATCTATAGGGTTTGAACTTTTCTTTTCTTTTTCGGGGAAAGTAAAAGGTTTTTTTGAGTTTGAACATTATTTTTTAATGCAAAAACGAAAATGGATTGTTTTTTTTAAGACTAAGATCAAGAAAGTAATAAAAAAAAGTAAAAGATGCGCATAG
- a CDS encoding glycosyltransferase family 4 protein, whose protein sequence is MRIVFITSHFPFQGEKSVGGIGTSIKNLAIGLLAQGISVRVLVYGQNEDRVFIADGITIQQIKNIKFKGLSWLLTRKKIERIINELYLNQEIDLVEVPDWTGISSFIKPKSCPLIIRLNGSDTYFCHLDNRPVKWINKFHEKRALQKADGFLSVSQFTADMTNRIFDLDKEFTIIPNPIDVNLFQPDNENYQKEKTVLYFGSLIRKKGLLELPLIFNKVIENNPNAKLILIGQDVPDVISGNPSTWQMMQQLFSEKAIQNVAYLGSVPYSEIKEKIQQARVCVFPSFAEAFPVSWLEAMAMEKPIVTSDMGWAKEMIDHGVNGFLVDPTDHEVYAQKISDLLEDEVLSIKLGKEARQKVIQCFDVQVISMRNLEFYQKVITQNLQK, encoded by the coding sequence ATGCGCATAGTTTTTATAACCTCACATTTTCCTTTTCAAGGAGAGAAAAGTGTCGGAGGAATAGGTACTAGTATTAAAAATTTAGCTATTGGCCTTTTAGCTCAGGGCATTTCTGTGCGGGTATTGGTATATGGACAAAATGAAGACAGAGTATTTATTGCCGACGGAATTACTATTCAACAAATAAAAAATATAAAATTTAAAGGTTTATCTTGGTTATTAACTCGAAAAAAAATAGAAAGAATAATTAATGAATTATACTTAAATCAGGAAATTGATTTAGTCGAAGTGCCAGATTGGACAGGTATTTCATCATTTATAAAACCTAAATCATGTCCGTTGATTATTAGATTAAATGGTTCAGACACCTATTTTTGCCATTTGGATAATCGACCGGTAAAATGGATTAATAAGTTCCATGAAAAAAGGGCATTACAAAAAGCAGATGGATTTCTGTCTGTAAGCCAGTTTACAGCCGATATGACAAATAGGATTTTTGATTTGGATAAGGAATTTACAATTATTCCGAATCCAATAGATGTAAATTTATTTCAACCAGATAATGAGAATTATCAGAAAGAGAAAACAGTATTATATTTTGGAAGTCTAATTCGGAAAAAAGGACTTCTGGAATTACCATTGATTTTTAATAAAGTAATTGAAAATAATCCCAATGCAAAATTGATTTTAATCGGCCAAGATGTTCCGGATGTCATTTCTGGAAATCCTTCAACTTGGCAAATGATGCAGCAACTATTTTCTGAAAAGGCTATACAAAATGTGGCTTATTTGGGAAGTGTTCCCTATTCAGAAATAAAGGAAAAAATCCAACAAGCTAGAGTTTGTGTTTTTCCTTCTTTTGCGGAAGCCTTTCCTGTTTCGTGGTTAGAAGCAATGGCAATGGAAAAACCAATTGTTACATCTGACATGGGTTGGGCCAAAGAAATGATTGACCATGGAGTTAATGGTTTTTTGGTAGACCCGACAGATCACGAAGTCTATGCACAAAAAATTAGCGATCTTCTCGAGGATGAAGTTTTGAGTATTAAATTAGGAAAGGAAGCTCGACAGAAAGTAATTCAATGCTTTGATGTACAGGTGATTTCAATGCGTAATTTGGAATTTTATCAAAAAGTAATAACTCAGAATCTCCAGAAATAA
- a CDS encoding glycosyltransferase family 2 protein: MIIIYHKNNRVLEIDCKDENIGFSQTSIIETLFEIALAYPEKLIIWCCIDFKSNLNYLKIQNIFHHHKIMASYNLSENLIISGAIGYVEESPFIKVNKKVNYPTWIMSSDIGGVYASVLIALKDEVKRINEFDYFLNSMAKLAMPNGLLCYSEPQLVIGIPNKVPKYKNNLFVLFRFVKQHYKTRWVFGLLLNLFLYERKLAVLPFLFSFFYRKRKIDKNLLEKIEVQSTKKVLNTGTVDVIIPTIGRKQYLYDVLKDLAQQTHLPKNVIIVEQNPDSNSASELDYINSENWPFMIKHTFTHQTGACNARNVALSQVDSEWVFMADDDIRIENFFLELAFNVIKKEGSEQVTFGCYEADYSQKNKLKQRVQWGSFGSGCSMVKSKNIKSILYNLAFEFGYGEDSDFGMQLRNKGNDILFFPEPEILHLKAPIGGFRTKPILEWGDDIIQPKPSPTVMLYKQLHLGKEQINGYKTILFLKFYKIQAIKNPFVYFYNYRKRWEQSLYWANKLKGKK, encoded by the coding sequence ATGATAATAATTTATCATAAAAACAATAGGGTTTTAGAAATTGACTGTAAAGATGAAAATATTGGTTTTTCGCAAACTTCTATTATAGAGACATTATTTGAGATTGCTTTGGCATATCCGGAAAAGTTAATAATTTGGTGTTGTATCGATTTTAAATCCAATTTAAATTATTTAAAAATTCAAAATATTTTTCATCATCATAAAATAATGGCGTCATATAATTTGTCGGAAAATTTAATTATATCTGGGGCAATAGGTTATGTGGAGGAATCACCTTTTATAAAAGTCAATAAAAAAGTCAATTATCCTACTTGGATAATGAGCAGTGATATTGGTGGAGTTTATGCATCTGTTTTAATTGCATTAAAAGATGAGGTGAAAAGAATTAATGAGTTCGATTATTTTTTGAATTCCATGGCCAAATTAGCTATGCCCAACGGACTTTTGTGCTATTCTGAACCTCAATTGGTGATAGGTATTCCTAATAAAGTTCCGAAGTATAAAAACAATTTATTTGTTTTATTTCGATTTGTAAAGCAACATTATAAGACCCGATGGGTATTTGGGTTGTTGCTCAATTTGTTTTTGTATGAAAGAAAATTGGCTGTTTTGCCATTTTTATTCAGTTTTTTTTACCGCAAAAGAAAAATTGATAAGAATTTGTTAGAGAAGATTGAGGTTCAATCCACAAAAAAAGTTCTGAATACAGGAACAGTAGATGTAATTATTCCAACTATTGGAAGAAAGCAATATTTATATGATGTTTTAAAAGATTTAGCACAGCAAACACATCTGCCAAAAAATGTTATTATTGTGGAGCAAAACCCAGATAGTAATAGCGCTAGCGAATTAGATTATATTAATAGCGAAAACTGGCCATTTATGATAAAACATACTTTTACGCATCAGACAGGAGCGTGTAATGCGAGGAATGTTGCATTGAGTCAAGTTGATAGTGAATGGGTTTTTATGGCAGATGATGATATTCGGATTGAGAATTTTTTTTTGGAGTTAGCTTTTAATGTTATAAAAAAAGAGGGTTCGGAACAAGTAACGTTCGGATGTTATGAAGCTGATTATTCGCAAAAAAATAAACTCAAACAAAGAGTTCAATGGGGAAGTTTCGGTTCTGGTTGCAGTATGGTAAAATCAAAGAATATAAAGTCTATTTTATATAATTTAGCTTTTGAATTTGGGTATGGAGAGGATTCTGATTTTGGGATGCAATTGAGAAACAAAGGAAACGACATTTTGTTTTTTCCAGAACCAGAAATATTGCATTTGAAAGCACCTATAGGAGGGTTTAGAACAAAACCAATTTTAGAATGGGGAGATGATATCATCCAGCCAAAGCCATCACCAACTGTAATGCTTTATAAACAATTGCATTTAGGTAAAGAACAAATTAATGGATATAAAACTATTTTGTTTTTAAAATTTTACAAAATACAGGCCATTAAAAACCCCTTTGTATATTTTTATAACTATAGAAAACGTTGGGAGCAAAGTTTATATTGGGCTAACAAATTAAAAGGGAAAAAATGA
- a CDS encoding glycosyltransferase family 2 protein, whose product MKFSLIICTYMRSKPLLELLQSVKEQTLYPNEILIIDGSINNDTEFILKENYLENLHYYLVPKEHRGLTRQRNFGIAHVESNTEVVCFLDDDTVLEKDYFEELIKTFKSDVAITGVGGVAINENNWKPIEPNKKYNYKKYYSFDGYVYKEGQRNVVRNYLGLQSNLGAGKMPNYSHGRTCGFPMNNKTYEVDLLIGMSMSFRKNVVEQIQFSSFFDGYGLYEDADFSLRALCFGKNVINTKVQLYHFHDPSGRPNRYKYGKMVVRNGWYVWRVKNPDPNSIDFFKWHAITILLTIIRFSNAFTTLKRKEAFIEALGRTIGWWSLIFSKPKLSE is encoded by the coding sequence ATGAAATTTTCATTAATTATTTGCACCTATATGCGCTCTAAGCCCTTGCTTGAATTATTGCAATCGGTTAAGGAACAAACATTATACCCTAATGAAATTTTAATTATAGATGGTTCAATAAACAATGATACTGAATTTATATTGAAAGAGAATTATTTAGAAAATCTTCATTATTATTTAGTCCCAAAAGAGCATCGAGGGTTGACTAGACAGCGTAATTTTGGTATAGCTCATGTTGAGTCTAATACAGAAGTGGTTTGCTTCTTGGATGATGACACTGTTTTGGAGAAAGATTATTTTGAAGAGTTAATAAAGACTTTTAAATCAGATGTAGCAATTACAGGAGTAGGAGGAGTGGCTATCAATGAGAATAATTGGAAGCCAATTGAACCCAATAAAAAGTATAATTATAAAAAATATTATTCTTTTGACGGATATGTTTATAAAGAAGGACAACGTAATGTTGTACGTAATTATTTGGGATTGCAATCTAATTTGGGAGCAGGCAAAATGCCAAATTATTCTCATGGACGTACTTGTGGTTTCCCGATGAATAATAAAACCTATGAAGTTGACTTGTTAATTGGGATGTCGATGTCTTTTAGGAAAAATGTTGTTGAGCAAATTCAGTTTTCATCATTTTTTGATGGATATGGTTTGTATGAAGATGCCGATTTTAGCCTTAGAGCTTTATGTTTTGGTAAAAATGTAATTAATACAAAAGTTCAGTTATATCATTTTCATGATCCTTCCGGACGTCCCAATCGGTATAAATATGGAAAAATGGTTGTCAGAAACGGTTGGTATGTGTGGCGTGTAAAAAATCCTGATCCAAATTCGATTGATTTTTTTAAATGGCATGCCATCACAATACTTTTAACAATCATACGATTTAGCAATGCCTTTACCACATTAAAAAGGAAGGAGGCTTTTATTGAAGCATTAGGGCGAACTATTGGTTGGTGGAGTTTGATTTTTAGTAAACCAAAATTAAGTGAATGA
- a CDS encoding class I SAM-dependent methyltransferase — translation MKTIEKILETNIKQAEFYNTKKKNLATRIWSKFRNGVLNKIKKSSGIQDQAYLKHKEWFGDLSTKKVLDLGCFSGNYWSMYLAEHSKEYLGIDLSDVAIAKLNDRLEPFPNASAKTIDFLSAEFKEKDYDLIYAYGVLHHFENIEILIEKLNEKLASNGQIISYDPLETSLPIKIMRTLYRPFQSDAAWEWPFTKKIFYQFQKSFTIIERRGLLGKSKWLALISMLPISDERKNKIGEKWHREDWDKSKTSYSVLFSCMHLTMLMQKK, via the coding sequence ATGAAAACAATAGAAAAGATATTGGAGACCAATATTAAGCAAGCCGAATTTTATAATACAAAAAAGAAAAATTTAGCTACGCGTATTTGGTCGAAATTTAGAAACGGAGTCTTAAATAAGATTAAAAAAAGCAGCGGTATTCAAGATCAGGCCTATTTGAAACACAAAGAGTGGTTTGGTGATTTGAGTACCAAAAAAGTATTGGATTTGGGCTGTTTTTCGGGAAATTATTGGTCAATGTATTTGGCAGAACATTCAAAAGAATATTTAGGAATTGACTTAAGCGATGTTGCTATTGCAAAATTGAACGATAGACTCGAGCCTTTTCCAAATGCAAGTGCAAAAACTATTGATTTTCTTTCAGCGGAATTTAAGGAGAAAGACTATGATTTAATCTATGCTTATGGGGTTCTGCATCATTTTGAAAATATTGAGATTTTAATAGAGAAACTTAATGAAAAATTAGCTTCGAATGGCCAAATAATCAGTTATGATCCATTGGAAACCAGTTTGCCCATAAAGATAATGCGAACATTGTATCGCCCTTTTCAGTCGGATGCCGCATGGGAATGGCCGTTTACTAAAAAAATATTTTATCAGTTTCAAAAATCGTTTACGATTATTGAAAGGAGAGGGCTTCTTGGTAAATCAAAATGGTTGGCATTGATTTCAATGCTTCCAATATCGGATGAAAGAAAAAATAAAATCGGAGAAAAATGGCATAGAGAGGATTGGGATAAGTCAAAAACTTCATATTCTGTTTTATTCAGTTGTATGCATTTGACTATGTTAATGCAGAAGAAATAA
- a CDS encoding glycosyltransferase has translation MKFAIVTHVNHIKKENKYFAYAPYVREMNIWAKYVDEVIIVAPIIQTPCSAIDSSYNQENIKFFKIENINLLGFKSICNAIFKIPKISWQIFKAMRQADHIHLRCPGNVGLLGCFVQLLFPYKPKTAKYAGNWDPKAKQPWSYRLQKWILSNTFLTRNMQVLVYGEWKKMTHNIKPFFTASYSEKEKLPINDLDLKGVIKFVFVGTLSPGKNPLYAIQLVENLYKKGYNVSLDIYGEGEERLTLENYIEWNGLEKYIVLKGNQNQNVITEAYQNSHFVILPSKSEGWPKAIAEGMFWGCVPIATNVSCVPFMLDSGNRGVLLQKELDLDIQQLEPILNDGECFDTKRKKSSDWSRKYTLDFFESEIKKMIKK, from the coding sequence ATGAAGTTTGCTATTGTCACCCATGTCAATCATATAAAAAAAGAAAATAAATATTTTGCATACGCTCCCTATGTTCGGGAAATGAATATTTGGGCAAAATATGTTGATGAAGTAATTATTGTTGCTCCAATTATTCAAACTCCATGCTCAGCTATTGATAGTTCTTATAATCAGGAAAATATTAAATTTTTTAAGATTGAAAATATTAATTTATTGGGTTTTAAATCCATTTGTAATGCAATTTTTAAAATTCCAAAAATAAGTTGGCAGATTTTTAAGGCCATGAGACAAGCCGATCACATTCATTTGCGATGTCCCGGGAATGTTGGCTTGTTGGGCTGTTTTGTTCAGCTTTTATTTCCATACAAACCCAAAACTGCAAAATATGCAGGGAATTGGGATCCGAAAGCAAAACAGCCCTGGAGCTATCGTTTGCAAAAATGGATTTTGAGTAATACTTTTTTAACCCGAAACATGCAGGTTTTGGTTTATGGTGAGTGGAAGAAAATGACACATAATATAAAACCTTTTTTTACCGCTTCGTATTCTGAAAAAGAAAAATTACCAATAAACGATTTGGATTTGAAAGGTGTAATTAAGTTTGTTTTTGTTGGAACTTTATCGCCTGGAAAAAATCCATTGTATGCTATTCAGTTAGTCGAAAATCTATATAAGAAAGGATATAATGTATCTTTGGATATTTATGGTGAAGGTGAAGAACGTCTAACCTTGGAAAATTATATTGAATGGAATGGTTTAGAAAAATATATAGTATTAAAAGGAAATCAAAATCAAAATGTTATTACCGAAGCTTATCAGAATAGTCATTTCGTGATTTTACCTTCTAAAAGTGAAGGCTGGCCAAAAGCCATTGCTGAAGGTATGTTTTGGGGATGTGTGCCTATTGCGACCAACGTTTCCTGTGTTCCTTTTATGCTGGATTCTGGTAATAGAGGTGTTTTATTGCAAAAGGAATTAGATCTTGATATTCAGCAATTGGAACCAATACTAAATGATGGAGAATGTTTTGATACTAAGAGAAAAAAATCATCGGATTGGTCTCGAAAATATACCTTGGATTTTTTTGAATCTGAAATAAAAAAAATGATAAAAAAATAG
- a CDS encoding glucosamine inositolphosphorylceramide transferase family protein → MKKYIFGILFLGILVALLINSRTPFFQQDGGGWSVGYGMSQVYPKKINPKENRIYSIEKLKAQNDSTVFLADPFFVKEKDTFYLFFEHKKVKANGDVGLLTSVDGKNYQYKGTVLTQKFHLSYPQVFKYKNCFYMVPESKQANAVLLYKAQHFPYDWKICDTLVKNVRLKDPSIYVSDTLNVMMASDDKLNMYVYQADSLFGKWKLHKKPIALMGTEARAGGRFFADKKGLILPIQNCTNGYGYGLSLYRFYFKNGSYTTKRIAPFFLKANKEIKEFDAGMHQLDVQKLDANHYYYVYDGNRLNSNTKRINIFGPLKWNYIDLKNWILN, encoded by the coding sequence ATGAAGAAATACATATTTGGAATTTTGTTTTTGGGAATTTTGGTTGCTTTGTTAATAAACAGTAGAACACCTTTTTTTCAGCAGGATGGTGGTGGATGGTCTGTAGGATATGGGATGTCTCAAGTATATCCAAAAAAAATTAATCCAAAAGAAAATCGAATTTATTCTATTGAAAAACTAAAAGCTCAAAATGATAGCACTGTTTTTCTTGCGGATCCTTTTTTTGTAAAAGAGAAAGATACTTTTTATTTGTTTTTTGAACATAAAAAAGTAAAAGCAAATGGTGATGTTGGTTTACTGACTTCTGTCGATGGGAAAAATTATCAATATAAAGGGACGGTATTGACCCAAAAATTTCATTTGTCCTATCCACAGGTGTTTAAATATAAAAATTGTTTTTATATGGTTCCAGAATCAAAACAGGCCAATGCTGTTTTGTTATATAAAGCCCAACATTTTCCTTATGATTGGAAAATTTGTGATACTCTGGTGAAGAATGTCAGGTTAAAAGATCCTTCAATTTACGTGTCGGATACCTTAAATGTTATGATGGCATCCGATGATAAACTAAATATGTATGTATATCAAGCTGATTCTCTTTTTGGAAAATGGAAATTGCATAAAAAGCCAATTGCTTTGATGGGAACAGAAGCAAGGGCTGGGGGACGTTTTTTTGCAGATAAAAAAGGATTGATTTTGCCTATCCAAAATTGTACCAACGGATATGGATATGGTTTGTCATTGTATCGTTTTTATTTTAAGAATGGATCTTATACGACCAAAAGAATTGCTCCATTTTTTTTAAAGGCGAATAAAGAAATTAAAGAATTCGATGCTGGAATGCATCAGTTGGACGTTCAAAAATTGGATGCTAATCATTATTATTATGTGTATGATGGTAATCGATTGAATAGCAATACTAAAAGAATAAATATTTTTGGTCCCTTAAAGTGGAACTATATTGATTTGAAAAATTGGATACTAAACTAA